A single Acidaminococcus sp. DNA region contains:
- a CDS encoding iron ABC transporter permease has product MIHHNQLKNRIGTLLFYAVIFLFFVAPILRLIIMSCKGPDGYGLQNFVVLLHEPRTLKAIINTLIIAVGSSGIATVVGTCMAFVIAYTNFRHKHLLEMLVLMPFIIPSYITTLSWAGIITKRGLINRTAAALGLGTINIYSIGGILFIVGVCNIPIVYLSVTHTLRKIPKDLEWASRSCGFSILKTFWKIDVPEAMPAIMSGAVLSFLAAIDNFSVPAFLGIPAGIPVLSTYIYEKAISFGPQSFPLAAALSVLLCAIAIGGTLLEVLVRKGGAMESIKEDFSPRVYIRESRRKAAEVILLLGWGLFDMIPLLVMVSNAFLKNYGLAITRQNLSVDNFEFVCTNTSVLSSISNSLILAMVTCTLCILIGTAMAYLKVRRGNHAVVIGEKCAAMTYAIPGIVLSLSMIFHWTEPLPGIHPGIYGTINILVIAYLTRYLILQIKGSTTALLSVNPELEEAVRSSGGNFLMTWRFVLIPLLKKNVLSSSFLIFVSSLTELTLSSMLASADTKTIGLTIFNFQQGGEYSLSAAMSTLIVAMILVGYGIVNFSAVLKKEKIESEFVSGTRNAAIRDNAGA; this is encoded by the coding sequence ATGATTCACCATAATCAATTGAAAAACCGCATCGGTACACTGCTTTTTTATGCAGTAATCTTTCTCTTCTTTGTGGCTCCGATTCTTCGGCTAATTATCATGAGCTGCAAAGGACCGGATGGCTATGGACTGCAGAACTTTGTGGTCCTGCTCCATGAGCCGCGGACGCTCAAAGCCATTATTAACACGCTTATCATTGCGGTAGGGTCATCCGGCATTGCGACAGTAGTTGGCACGTGTATGGCTTTCGTCATTGCTTATACGAATTTTCGGCACAAACATCTCCTTGAGATGCTTGTGCTGATGCCTTTTATTATCCCTTCGTATATTACGACCCTTTCCTGGGCCGGAATAATTACGAAAAGAGGCTTGATTAACAGGACTGCTGCAGCGCTGGGCCTCGGAACCATCAATATTTATTCCATCGGCGGCATTTTGTTTATTGTCGGTGTCTGCAATATCCCGATTGTTTACCTTTCCGTGACCCACACGCTGCGGAAGATTCCAAAAGATCTGGAATGGGCCTCGCGTTCCTGCGGGTTCAGTATTTTGAAAACCTTCTGGAAGATTGATGTACCGGAAGCCATGCCGGCCATCATGAGTGGAGCCGTCCTTTCTTTTCTGGCGGCTATTGACAATTTCTCGGTACCGGCATTTCTAGGGATTCCGGCCGGGATTCCCGTGCTGAGTACCTATATCTACGAAAAGGCAATCAGCTTCGGCCCACAGTCGTTCCCGCTCGCGGCAGCGCTTTCGGTACTGCTCTGCGCAATTGCCATCGGCGGTACGCTGCTGGAAGTCCTGGTTCGTAAGGGCGGCGCCATGGAAAGTATCAAGGAGGATTTTTCTCCACGCGTTTATATCCGTGAAAGCCGCCGCAAAGCTGCGGAAGTGATACTGCTCCTGGGGTGGGGGCTTTTTGATATGATTCCTCTCCTTGTGATGGTTTCCAATGCATTCCTTAAAAATTACGGGCTTGCCATTACTCGGCAGAATTTGTCCGTTGATAATTTTGAATTTGTCTGCACCAATACGTCCGTTCTTTCGTCAATCAGCAACAGCCTGATCCTGGCAATGGTCACGTGTACGTTGTGTATCCTCATTGGAACGGCGATGGCCTATCTCAAGGTGCGGCGCGGCAATCATGCCGTAGTCATCGGAGAAAAATGCGCGGCCATGACCTATGCCATTCCAGGTATTGTACTGTCTCTATCGATGATCTTTCACTGGACAGAACCGCTGCCCGGAATTCATCCGGGTATCTACGGAACAATCAACATTCTGGTGATTGCGTACCTGACGCGCTATTTGATTCTGCAGATCAAGGGGAGTACGACAGCACTGTTATCCGTCAATCCGGAACTTGAAGAAGCCGTTCGCTCCTCCGGAGGAAATTTTCTGATGACCTGGCGCTTTGTACTGATTCCGCTTTTGAAAAAGAATGTCCTTTCCAGCTCTTTCCTGATTTTTGTATCATCTCTGACGGAGCTGACCCTTTCTTCCATGCTTGCCAGTGCAGACACGAAGACCATCGGTCTGACGATCTTTAATTTCCAGCAGGGTGGGGAATACAGCCTTTCGGCTGCTATGTCCACATTGATAGTTGCCATGATCCTGGTGGGCTATGGGATTGTAAATTTTAGCGCTGTGCTAAAGAAGGAGAAGATTGAAAGTGAGTTTGTTTCTGGAACACGTAACGCAGCAATTCGGGACAACGCTGGCGCTTAA
- a CDS encoding sugar phosphate isomerase/epimerase produces the protein MKSKVYASSSFLWGVPLEELFRVVHECGFSGIEMWAQQFFDCGYDEEEYRRLAEFYHLGTTVHSVSWDLNLSSINDAVREASIGQVKESIELCRRINGEDVTVHPGHMTMTCFKKMSIELMRDSLLQIAEISKQRNVLVSLEVMEKVKKEFVTNAEAMKQVTGSLSDFFTYTIDVAHCDSTVEIDELASSLPSYSKFHISNRKGKTYHTSLDDGDFDFRWLLPRLLLAGKKLVLEGYDDSPNRTKLWHNAAYLASIIPDAMTTSAEIIMNHFNA, from the coding sequence ATGAAGAGTAAAGTTTATGCGTCTTCTTCTTTCCTGTGGGGAGTTCCTCTTGAAGAATTATTTCGTGTTGTTCATGAGTGCGGTTTTTCCGGCATTGAAATGTGGGCGCAGCAGTTTTTTGACTGCGGCTATGATGAAGAAGAATACAGACGGCTTGCCGAGTTTTATCATCTTGGCACAACGGTTCACAGCGTGAGCTGGGATTTAAACTTATCTTCTATCAACGATGCAGTCCGGGAAGCATCTATTGGACAGGTTAAGGAATCTATTGAACTGTGCAGACGAATCAATGGGGAAGATGTAACCGTTCATCCGGGTCATATGACGATGACGTGTTTCAAGAAAATGAGTATCGAGCTGATGCGGGATTCTCTTTTGCAGATTGCGGAGATTTCAAAGCAAAGAAATGTGCTTGTTTCCCTTGAAGTCATGGAGAAGGTTAAAAAAGAATTCGTCACGAATGCAGAAGCCATGAAACAGGTAACCGGTTCTCTGTCCGATTTCTTCACGTATACAATTGATGTAGCACACTGCGACAGTACGGTAGAAATTGATGAACTGGCTTCTTCACTGCCTTCTTATTCGAAGTTCCATATCAGTAACCGCAAAGGCAAAACTTATCACACGTCCCTTGATGACGGAGATTTTGATTTTCGCTGGCTGTTGCCCCGCCTTCTGCTTGCTGGTAAGAAACTGGTACTTGAAGGATACGACGATAGTCCCAATCGTACAAAATTGTGGCATAATGCAGCCTATTTAGCATCGATTATTCCCGATGCAATGACAACATCAGCAGAAATTATTATGAACCATTTTAATGCTTAA
- a CDS encoding ABC transporter substrate-binding protein, with protein sequence MKFLGKKTMALILASLMAVGMAGCGGKGTDNKAASNDKGKPSGKIVLYTSQPNADAQKLIAAFNKKYPDVKVSVFRSGTEEVISKVMAEKEAGQVQADVLLVADNVTFESLKSKDLLEAYDSPEAKNIPSQYVDKDHMYAGTKIITTGIIVNTTRTKEKITSFADLVKPALKDEVTMPSPLYSGAAAYNLGVLTRTKGIGWDFYKNLKANGVKVDKGNGSIQKAVVAGDKAAGIIVDYMVMRSKKNGAPVEFIYPAEGSPYVTEPIGLLKASKNKAAAKAFIDFILSKEGQEVAAGIGYTPIREDVKAPEGLKGVKDIKPIAANPLELFKERENDKKQFSALFNQ encoded by the coding sequence ATGAAATTCTTGGGTAAAAAAACGATGGCACTCATTCTGGCCAGTTTGATGGCTGTGGGAATGGCCGGCTGCGGCGGCAAGGGAACTGATAATAAGGCTGCCTCTAATGATAAGGGCAAACCTTCCGGCAAAATTGTGTTGTACACGTCTCAGCCGAATGCGGACGCTCAAAAATTGATTGCTGCTTTTAATAAGAAATATCCGGATGTGAAAGTCAGCGTCTTCCGTTCCGGTACAGAGGAAGTCATCAGCAAAGTCATGGCAGAAAAGGAAGCAGGCCAGGTACAGGCCGATGTACTGCTCGTTGCCGATAACGTGACATTTGAGTCCTTGAAATCCAAGGATTTACTCGAAGCTTATGACTCTCCGGAAGCCAAAAACATTCCATCCCAGTACGTAGATAAAGATCATATGTATGCCGGGACAAAAATTATTACGACCGGTATCATCGTCAATACGACCCGTACGAAGGAAAAGATTACGTCTTTTGCCGATCTCGTGAAACCAGCTCTTAAAGATGAAGTGACCATGCCGAGCCCGCTGTATTCCGGTGCTGCCGCTTACAACCTGGGTGTGCTGACCCGTACCAAGGGTATCGGATGGGATTTCTACAAGAACCTGAAAGCCAATGGCGTCAAGGTTGATAAGGGGAATGGCTCCATTCAAAAGGCAGTAGTTGCCGGCGATAAGGCTGCCGGTATCATCGTAGACTACATGGTGATGCGCTCCAAGAAGAACGGCGCTCCTGTCGAATTTATCTATCCGGCTGAAGGCTCTCCCTATGTAACCGAACCGATTGGCCTCTTGAAAGCGTCCAAGAATAAAGCGGCTGCCAAGGCCTTCATCGACTTTATTCTGTCCAAGGAAGGCCAGGAGGTAGCTGCCGGCATTGGCTATACTCCGATTCGCGAAGACGTCAAGGCTCCGGAAGGTCTTAAGGGTGTCAAAGATATCAAACCGATTGCTGCTAACCCTCTGGAACTCTTTAAAGAACGTGAAAATGATAAGAAACAATTCAGTGCACTGTTTAATCAATAA
- a CDS encoding ABC transporter ATP-binding protein: MSLFLEHVTQQFGTTLALNDINLTINDGEFMAILGPSGCGKTTLLRAIAGFQEPTSGIIRMDKEIYSGKGRMVPVEDRNLGMVFQSFALWAHMTVREHVEFPLKSKRCQFLSADEKKKMVDRTINAMGLTAYEHRFPSELSGGQRQRVSMARAIVRKPSILLMDEPLSALDAELKISMRKEIQDLHQRTGATVIYVTHDQSEALAMADRILVMRSGHIEQLGTPEEIYCHPKTEFVATFVSKCNLVQGHWNGDAFSADGCPVTYDGKEISGVFRQKGIFPVRPEQFKICFEGSGLDAVITNKQYSGREIQYSLLCNHRNVTVYASSHEQFKLGDQVKLVYIA, from the coding sequence GTGAGTTTGTTTCTGGAACACGTAACGCAGCAATTCGGGACAACGCTGGCGCTTAACGATATTAATTTAACAATCAACGATGGTGAGTTTATGGCCATTCTAGGACCTTCCGGGTGCGGCAAGACGACGCTTTTGCGAGCCATTGCCGGATTTCAGGAGCCGACTTCCGGTATCATTCGGATGGACAAGGAAATTTATTCCGGTAAAGGACGTATGGTACCGGTGGAAGACCGCAATCTCGGAATGGTTTTCCAGTCTTTTGCTCTCTGGGCCCACATGACCGTGCGGGAGCATGTGGAATTTCCGCTCAAGAGTAAACGCTGTCAGTTTCTGTCTGCGGATGAAAAAAAGAAAATGGTAGACAGGACAATCAATGCCATGGGACTCACCGCTTATGAACATCGTTTTCCCAGTGAACTTTCCGGCGGACAGCGTCAGCGCGTTTCTATGGCGCGGGCTATTGTCAGAAAACCTTCCATTCTCTTGATGGATGAACCGCTGAGCGCCCTGGATGCAGAACTGAAAATCAGTATGCGTAAAGAAATCCAGGATCTTCACCAGCGTACGGGTGCTACGGTTATCTACGTCACTCATGACCAGAGTGAAGCACTTGCCATGGCGGATCGTATTCTTGTTATGCGCAGCGGCCACATTGAGCAGCTCGGAACACCGGAAGAAATCTACTGCCACCCGAAAACAGAATTTGTAGCGACCTTTGTCAGCAAGTGCAACCTTGTGCAAGGTCATTGGAACGGTGATGCCTTTTCTGCCGACGGATGTCCGGTTACCTATGACGGGAAGGAAATTTCTGGTGTGTTCCGTCAGAAAGGCATTTTCCCCGTGCGTCCGGAACAATTCAAAATTTGCTTTGAAGGCAGCGGTCTTGATGCCGTCATCACCAATAAGCAATATAGCGGCAGGGAAATTCAGTACTCACTGCTTTGCAATCATCGTAATGTGACGGTTTACGCATCCAGCCACGAACAGTTTAAACTGGGAGACCAGGTTAAACTTGTGTATATTGCCTAA